The Homo sapiens chromosome 21, GRCh38.p14 Primary Assembly DNA window CCTATCAGCTCTACCTGCAGACCCATCCCCATCTCTTCCCACCTCTCCACTGCCACCGCCTAGTCCAGACCCACATGGAGTCTACCTGCCTGGATTGTCACCATCcatgcttctccttctgcctggCAGTGGGGGACAGGGGGAccaaggcagggaggcaggatgGCGTTGTGGCCAAATGTGGGGCTTTGGGGCCAGGATTTTTGGGTGCAAATTCTGGTGCTGTCTTTGATTTCTTACTATCAATAAATTGATTGTTATTATACACATTTCAAATTGTGCTgtagttttcaaattatttccattCAGGACCGCAGTGGTTGACATGAAAGTGGGATTTCTGGGACATTTCAGAAGGCTTTGATTTCAAGAGGCTAAATCTATGAAATCAATTAGGGTGTGTTGTCCAAGAGGGGAAACAGGTGCTTTCAGTATAGGAGGGGGCGGCTCCATCTCGGGAAACAGCTTCCCAGAAACTGCCTGGGAAAAAGGTTACTTTTTCTCTAGGGTCCTACAGGGTGGAAGATTCCAGTGCCTATTTAAAGGGAGGTATGAGGAGCACTGGGAGCTCCTAGGCTGTGAAGGCATCAGGCCTGGCAATCAGTGGGAAACCAGGGCGACCCCAAGGACTGAAGACCGACGCCCCCTTCCCTTCTAAGTCTAGGGCCTCCCTTAGTGCTGGGCCCCTGAGACCCCCTCAATGCAGGGGTAGGGGACCAGAAAACATGGCTgactttaatttacattttttccccatAATGACTTTAGATCTCTCTGGATTGGAGCCAAATTTGATTTgattaagagaaataaagaaatgcagCATTCTTAATCCATAAGAGTCATGCTGTAAATTTATGCCTATAACAACAGTTTTCTGGAACACATGAGTCAGACTCATGTTCCTTTTTCAGTCTGAAATGTGGGGTTGTGCATTGTACTTCCACAAGGAGATCATGCTTTTGTTGAAACAACCTTGGTTAAGAAATCCTAGTCCCAAAGATTTGGGTGGATACAGGCATCTCTCATGGCCAAGGTTGTAATGTGGCAAAGAGGGGCTCAGAGGACCCGAGGAATGGCGAGagccagagagaagggagagCCAGGTGCTGCATTCTTACACCTGTTTCCTGAGTGTGGGAACCAAGGTCTTACGAAGGTCAACTTCCTGTCTGAGCTGGCCAGCTTTTGGATGACGGAGCCACGCGTGTCCCTTCCTGTGTGCCAGTTCCTGTTTCCCATGGGATTCCATCTTGGCCCTCTGGGTCTGACATCACCTTTCATCCAATCCAGCTAGGACCCAGTTAACACAAGCCCTGTAGAGTGATGGTTCTGCAAAGAGCCGAATATGGCCATGAAGCAATTCCCTGAGTTATTTGGATATAGTCTGGACATAAATGTGCTTAGATTATAGGTCATGTGTCTTCTTGAGTTAATGTATTCACCCCTTGCCTacctgtctgggttcaaatcctgggtcTTTTTCTTacttgctctgtgaccctgggcaagtaacttaatctctttgtgctttagttttctcctttgtaaaatggggttaagAATAATATTTAGctagtgcggtggctcacccttataatcccagcactttgggaggctgaggcaggaggattgcttgagccagcccgggagttggagatcagcctgggcaaaacagtgagaccctgtctcttaaaaaaaaaaaaaaaaaaaatttagtcagctgtgtggtggtggacacctgtagtcccagctactcaggaggctgagatgggaggattggttgagcccaggaggctggactgcagtgagctgtgattgagtcactgaactccagcttgggtgacagagcaagatcctatctcaaaaaaccaaaacaaaacagaaaaaaaataatactatttatcTCACATTGGATCAAATTAATAGATGAAAAGTATGCCTGATACATagtaagtgatcaataaatagtAATCACTATTACTTTCACCTGAGGAAGAAAGCGAGCCATATGTTATTTCAGTAGTGACAGAATTCAGAGAAAGAgtttgaaaaagttattttttcatgGCAGGGTGCGTTGGCttgctcttgtaatcccagcactttgggaggccaaggtaggtggatcacttgaggccaggtgttcaagaccagcctggccaacatggtgaaatcccgtctctactaaaaatacaaaaattaggcaggcatggtggcaggtgcctgtaatctcagctactcaggaggctgaactgggaggatcccttgaacctgggatgtggatgttgcagtgagtcgagattgcgccactgcactccagcctgggtgacagagcgagactccatctcaaaacaaagttattttttctttcatttgtaacAGGTCTGTTAACTAGAATAACTTCATAAAATGCTTTCTGGATGGTGCCCATCAAGCAAAGACAGACAGTATCATTCTGTTGGTagaaaatttttttcctcctttttatggATTcagatttattccttttttataacTTAAAGAATAGATGACAACTGCTTGTTTTATCCTAAATAAATGAGGACCTCTCAGATCTCAATGCCTGGCCTAAATAGCATGGCAGATCCCAGCCTCCTCAGCTTCTCTGTGGTCAGATAAAGGCCAAGATGTGTTGCACCCACTCCTTCCAGAAGAGTCATCTGTTGCCTGGGGTCTAGAGGTTcatacaaaacaaacaagaagccagaagcagtggctcatgctggtaatcccagcactttgggaggctgaggcaggaggatcatttgaggtcaggagttcaagaccagcctggccaacatagtgaaaccccatctctactaaaaatgcaaaaattagccgggtgtggtggcgtgcacctgtagtcccagctacttgggagcctgagtcaggagaatcgcttgaacccaggaggtagaggttgcagtgagtggagactgtgccactgcactccagcctgggcacacagagcaagactccatctcaaacaaacaaacaaaaaagaaatatgtaagtATGTGTACAGCTGTTCCTTCAATCCTCCACTCTTCAATATTGCTAGGAGGCCCCTGAGGGATTTTATCACAACATAGTTTATTAGGTATAAATGGCAGAGCCTAAAGCAATCAGAAGAGGGCTGCCTGGTGGGCACATGTTACCGGTGTGAGCCTTGGCCAGTGGAGAAGCAGGTGCCTGACCCACTCAGGCCAGGAGGAGGCACCAAGTCAGGAGAGCGTTAGCAGGCCTCAGGCCTTGTTGATTCCGGGGCTCTGGGCTGTGGGCTGCTTGGCCTGCCCTTTCGACACCAGTTCTCAAGCCTCTTGACCACTGTACTAGAGCCTCCCTGGCACTGATACCAGGGTCTCAGCAGGCCATTCAAGCGAGCCTGGCCAGCTGGCTACTGCGGCTCTTCCCTGCATGCAGTGACTGCTGGAACCCTGACTCCCAGACTGCAGAGAATAGAGGGACTTCACGTGACAGCCCCTCTGTGTGTAGGTCTCAGGCCAAGCCCTTCCATGGAGTGAGCTGTTTCCTCCCACATTCAGAGCCTCAGGTTGGGGACAGAGGCATGAGCAGGTGCTGTCCGAGGTGGGCCAAGGACATGAGCCCATGTGGATGTCAGAGCAGGCCCAGGCTCCCTGGGCTGCTGGGGGGTGTGTGTCACCATGTGACTTAGATCATGGCCAGCAGGGATCAGCAGTGTTCTCAGAGCCATCAGGCCTCCCCCAGCTTCCCAGACATTTTTCGCAGCTGCAGGAACAGCCACAGATGCTAGGACCTGTTCTCATTGCATCCAGGACTGGCCACCCCAGAAAAGAAGCCAGTGAAGTCCCAGTGGGGCCCTTGGGGGCAAGTGGTGCTCCTAACTGGGCTTTTTGCCAAAGCCTAGAAAGCTAAGACACCAACCATGTTTCactccatttttcctttttttttttttttgagacagagtctcactctgtcgcccaggctggaatgcagtggttcaatctcggctcactgcaacctctgccttctgagttcaagtgattctcctgtttcagcctcctgagtagctgggattacaggtgcccacaaccgcacccagctaatttttgtatttttataagagatgaggtttcagcatgttggtcaggctgctctcaaactgtgacctcaggtgatccgcccgcctcagcctcccaaagtgctgggattacaggcatgagccaccatgcccggccccgtTTCCTTCTGACTCTTGTTTTTTTACCAGTGGGGACCTATTGctcacaggaagaaaaaaacagcGTCCTTATTTTGTGACTTCTGGCAACTGTCTTTTTCCGAGGAAGCCCCTTCCCTTCTGCCCTGCCTCTGAGTTCAAGCCGGGATGCAGCTCCTAGTGTTTTCAAGCGTCTTACAGATGGAGATCAGCCCCGTCTTCCTCCAACGTCCCCACCCCGCATCGGAGTCAGGACTCCACGGTGCTGTGGTCAGCACGGCTGCATGGTCCTGCGACCCTGAGCCCCAGTGGGCTCTGACTGTGGTTACCAGCGCCTTAGGAGACAGAGTAACAGTCTGGAAGCAGAAACAGAGACTGTCCATTTCATAAACAGCCACATCCGCAAGGTTTATTCCTGGATCACAAACCAACCCCACTGACCAAACTCCCAAGTCACTTTATATTAAACTTGTTATCAAATcacccacataaatatatataataaatacaaaaacagacaggattttttttttcagtctttggtATAGAGAGCTTTCTCCTCCTCTTATTTCCCCCTCTGTCCCTGTGCTCTAAAGACATTTCCTCGCATTCACATTATTTCCTTGGATACAAAAATTGCCCAGAAGTAAACTTTGTGCTGGAACCCCTGCCTCCATTGACAGTCCCGCCGGGGACCCAGCCCACAGCAGCCCAGGGGAGAAGCAGGCTGTGGGGACTCACACGTAGTCGTTCAGCCTGTACCCGCTGTGCGTGGCCGAGGTCACTGAGGGGGCCCGATTGTCTTTGTAGGCAGCTGGTGGCTGGTAGGCAGGTGCGGTGTTTGCAGTGGTCGTGGTGGCCCTGGGCGGGGCCTGGTAGGGCCTGTAGGGTGCCTCGTCCTGGCAGGACAGGCAAAGCAGGGTGCCACCAATGAGCGAGAGGGACGAGGAGATGAAGCCCAGGTACAGGGCCTGGCCAATCTCAAACTTCATGCCGCTGGGCAGCAGCGGGTTGTAGAAGTTCTGCACCACGTCGTTGGTGGTCCAGGAGACGGCCACCATGCACAGGAGGCCGGCCAGGATGAAGAGGGTGCCGCCGAGGATGGCAAAGGTGGTCTTGGCGGGTGTGCCCTTGGCGCAGCGCGTGCACTTCATCCCGATGACGGCGCAGGCGCAGGCTATGCCCGAGAGCAGGCAGGAGATGACCATGAGGGCGCGGGCAGCCTGGAGGTCTTGGGGCAGCGCCAGCAGGGATCGGTAGATCTGGCACTGGTAGATGCCTGTGCTGTGCCACACACACTCCATCCAGAGCCCTTTCAGGTAGGACACGGCCGTGAGGATGTTGGTGCCCACGTGCGCTGTCCTCCGCCAGTGCGGCAGGATGGTGGTGATCAACgtgcccaccatgcccaggaAGCTGAGCAGGAAGCCCAGAAGCTGCACGGCCGTGCTGGCCATGGTGCGGCTGCCTGCCTAGGCCAGCCGGGCAGCTCCCTGGGCCCTCGGGGTCACGCCGCTCCTCAGGTGCCAGCCGGAGCCCTAATGAAGCCAAGGGAGGCGGGagcagggagagaaaggaaatgggTTAAAGATTATCTCATGCACTTATTTCTGTCACCGAAACCAAGTTTTTCATAGGTGGTTGGTGTGGCAATTAGCATGTTCtcaaaaatagtttctgagaCTTCACTGGGTGGGAGAGTAACTGCTTTCCTGGGAAGGTGGGATCTGAAGGGATGACAGCCGGACGCTGGCCTCAGGGAAGGGTTCCAGCCACCTGCCGGAAGTTCTGCTTATGTCCACCCTTGAGCACTGCTGCTGCATTGGCATCTCCTGTCCTTCCTGGTTCATCAGTAACCAGGAATAACAGTTGTTAAATCAACATGTATTATTCATGCCTTGGACTGACAGTGCTAAGGTGTGTGCCAGCTGTGACTTAGAATATAGCCCTGGGCGGTTGTCAGGATGAGGGGTTTTCTGAAGTAGGCAACTTCCCCACCCACGTGCTCGGGCAGGGAGAGGTTTAGTCCCCTCGGCAAGTCAGATGCTGCCTTCAGAATTCCAGAGCTGGATGTGACCTAGAGATTGTCAGCTGATGCCGGGGCAGGAATTTCCAAGGTCACAGCTCCTCAGGAGCTGCGGCAGGAGCACGGGCCAGCATCCCTCCTCTCCAGCACGGACCTCCGCTCCCAACACGCTCCCCATTCACTATGCCTGCTTGTGACTGGTGAGGGCTGTCCGAGGGtgactttattataaaacagagGCTGCTACCTGGCTTTCAGGGATATGGGAATGCTGAGCCCTTTCAAAGGCTTTTAAAGAATTCTTAGCATACCAAAATCCAGGATACTTTTTCGGGACAAGGACCCAGCATCAACATAGGGCCAGGCATATAGAAGACActaagggccaggcacggtggttcacgcctgtaatcccagcactttgggaggccgaggcaggtggatcacctgagttcaggagttcaagaccagcctggccaacatggtgaaaccccgtctctactaaaatacaaaaattagccaggcatcccgtaatcccagctactcgggaggctgaggcaggagaatcgcttgaaccaggaaggctgaggttgcagtgagccgagatcgcgccactgcacttcatcctgggcgacagagtaagactccgtctcaaaaaaacaaaacaagcaaacaaacaaaaaaaaacactaggaaatatagaaggaaggaaggagagagggaagaagaggagggagggaggaaggagaaagcaaggaagggggagcacagagaaaggaaggaaaaaaaggaagggatgaaggcagaaaaggaagggagTGGAAGTCTTGAGTGGACCACTAGCTTTTCTCTCCTGCCTGGGGCAAGGTAATCAGCGAGACCGGGCATTAGCAGCGAGCATTAGGAGGTCCCAGCCCTGGCTGCGCCCATCCAGTGGGCGACCTGGGGCTCAGCTTCTTTTTTGGTTCtgaagggagaaaagggaagcGTCTCTGCTGATGACAAGTCACTTCAGCGTCCCAAACCAGCAAAGAATCAGTAGGCAAAACCTGCTTCTTCTTCTGCAGAGAGCTGAGCCTCAGTTAAGCAGTGCAGGCTGCAGGCAGGAAAAGCGGGTCTGCAGGGTGTTGCCCATGAGACCCTGGGACATTGTCAAGAAATCCCCATCGGGGctcggcggctcacgcctgtaatcccagcactttgggaggctaaggcgggtggatcgcttaaggtcaggagtttgagaccagcctggccaacatggtgaaaacctgcctctactaaaaatacaaaaattagctgatcgatggttgtgtgcacctgtcatcccagctactcaggaggctgaggcaggagaatcgcttgaaccgggaggcggaggtttcagtgagactggatcatgccattgcactccagcctgggcaacagagcaagactctgtcttgaaaaataaataaaataaaatgaaataaaataaatcaataaataaatccTCTACTAGATGTAAATCACTTGGTAAGTAAATAATTAATAACTGATGCTTCCACTGGGAGTCTAAACCATCATCttgctaatttaaaaacatatactgGGTTTAAATACTTTGGCATTGTAGGAGGTAATTGGTTCTGTCCtggtgaatgaacaaacaaaaataaataataacaaaacaacgTGGTGCCTCACAGGACACGGAGTGGACTGAAGGTGTGTCCAGGTGATagggtttggatttgtgtccccacccaaatctcatgtcgaatggcagtccccagtgttggaggaagggcctggtgggaagcAAATGAATCACGGGGGTGGACCTCCCCcttgctcttcttgtgatagtgagtgagttctcacg harbors:
- the CLDN14 gene encoding claudin-14, with product MASTAVQLLGFLLSFLGMVGTLITTILPHWRRTAHVGTNILTAVSYLKGLWMECVWHSTGIYQCQIYRSLLALPQDLQAARALMVISCLLSGIACACAVIGMKCTRCAKGTPAKTTFAILGGTLFILAGLLCMVAVSWTTNDVVQNFYNPLLPSGMKFEIGQALYLGFISSSLSLIGGTLLCLSCQDEAPYRPYQAPPRATTTTANTAPAYQPPAAYKDNRAPSVTSATHSGYRLNDYV